The segment TCTCTCCTTTCTGCTTACTAACCTGAAGATTTCTTAGGAGGCTGAAGTACCGGCTCAGGTTGGTGTTGTAGTCCAAGGTTACAATGCTATGAGAGGCTGGCCTGCATGCTCACCCCCTCAggtcagaggtccccaaccttttagtaGTCATGAAgtgacattttaattttgtaattatgaTATGCtatgaatatgatgatgatgcGATGAATATGATAtgctatgaatattttattatcaatttaaattTGAGTTTGTTTAACACCAATGATCGTTCACATAACACAAGACGGCATATAGTTTAGAATAGCTATCAATCAAGtgaatcatactttttttttttctttctttttctaaatagTACATATATGATTATAAAGGACCCTGCAAATGGGAGTAAGGTACACGCGTGCAGTTATTGTAGTTAGAAAACTGATGattctttacatgctgtaacatataataaaaataatccaccaGTAATGTAAACACCCTAGGTACGATCGTTAGAATGATGCAGGAAATGAGGTGTACGgcagaaagtgtaccacagaaccatcTACGATCACTtcacgactgtacacacaagagATAGCAAATAATCGTTGCCcaaatggatctgccaggacgatcgTTCGTTGCCAGCGACATTGCTTCTTGATCAACGTagctgtacactttttttttttaatgattatcgAATGACTGGTTGTTAAttattcatttccaacgacaattattgaacatgtgtacatagcttatcTCTGCATGAATATGATCCTGAAACTCAGTCTGTAGTTGGCCTTTTACCTGGTTTTTAAACCAATCtacttgtcaattttttttctttttctttccaacctttaaaaaatgtcttttacataTTTAGTATTCACATGACTGGACAGCAAAATGAACTGTTATCCCTGCACAGCGTCCTTTAAACCCATATTGGAAAAAGTCAGGAGAAAAAGCATCTTAAAGCCAGattatatcctttttatttattatttattattatgtagtcAGGCTCCATATACAGTAAAAGTTGATAGATAATTTCTCTGATAAGGGTTAAACGTTACACTGCCAGCACTTAAGAATGTCTGAGCCTCTAACACACCCAGCTCTCCAACACATCCCACCAACCTCTAATCAACATACCGTATtacctataagacgcacccacttttcccccccagttttggggaagaaaaagtgcgtcttatacgccgaaaaatacggtagctctTAGCTCTTAAGCCCTGCTGTTAATTGGGTAATTGTGGGGCATGTATTGGAAACCTTGTTATCTACAGTAACAAATTAGGTAAGGGGGTTTAGTTGGGTGTCCCTATTCGCCTTTAAACCTGGTCTTGTTGTATAGATCGTGATCTTCAttgtgtagtaaaatattttcattttctattctCTCTCATTTGACACAAACTTGACACTGGGCAGGAAAGTATCAATCTCTATGAACTGTTCTGAGCAGCAAGGATTCTTGGACGGATTTGGAAACGTTATTTATTAGAATGTCTATTCTTTCTATTACTGGGAGATACCTACCCACATTTCTTCCTGTACATTCTCAGACATGCACGTTTGGCTAAGGCTGCATCTGCATGTCAGATAATCTTTGCCTGCGAAGACTGGTCGTGCTAATCTTGGGCGAGAACCTGCCTTGTACATCAGTCGCCCATTCTCATACATCAGTCTGTCGCGGAGGATCTATGGATGACAATCTGGAAATGAGAACACTGCGAAGTGCCAATTTTATCCTCCGGAGCATAGAATAGAACGGGCATTATGTGTACAACGTTTGTTCATCTGCTGAATCGTATATGTTTACTTTGCCTAAGCCAGCAGGTTTTCAGATAGTTGGATTCTGTCTCATTGTAGTGCCTTGTTATGTATGGCTTCCTTAGTGTAAGAAGTGTAGTGAAAGAACTGGAAAAACCAGGGGTGGAAAGAGGATCGAAGCATAAGCAGTAGGATCAGCAgagtaaatttgtaaaaattatttgggagtcaaatataaaaaaaatcgaaataaaaaggtgaaattcataaaagtaataaaagatgaCAATACTGACTTGTACCAGTAGGATCAGATACATTaactaataatacaaatatgcTTTTAACTTTGACCGGGTCTACTATGTTTCGCTTAATATATGCAGTTTTGTCATCTTTTACTGATCATATGTACTCTGACACAAACTTAATGAAAATTCTAGGTAATAAAGCTGATGGTCCTTGGAGATGTACAGCTTTATTGTGTCTGCACCCCTCTGTTTCCTAGAATTACTATATTGCAACACATTTAAACCTTTTCCACTTTGCTTCTAATGCAGAGAAATCCATACAAATGTACCTTCCTATGCCAGGCTGCTCCCTGCTACATTATCAGGAGAGAAACTGGTTGGGGATCACTGTTCTAGTGCCAAGCATTGCATGAGTATATTATTGTATTCCTAATGTCTCCACCTGTTTTGtcttttgtctgttttgtatCGTCGGTTTTCAGAGTGATTTTTAGTGTCTGCTTCCTTGAACAATCAAGGAAAGATTGATGGGAGTCAGGATCTGTATAAGACTTGGCTACATGATTGTAATTTTACACAAACCGGTTCACCATTGATGTCTTTTCAATTTAGTTAGTGTAATTTTCTGAAATCCGTCTTGTGTTGCTCCATGCCAGAGAAAAGTTGGTATCTGGCTTCCATTGGGTGTGTCTGCTCTGTAAGGTAATAGGCAGGAGGGATATGTGTAAAATGATGATGTGGATTTAGGAAACACAGGGTTAAATTGTCCAGAAAGGTAAGGGGAGGCAGGGCAAACGTCAATGCTGTCACTCCAAAGCTATGCAGCCCTATAATACAGCAGGGTGTGGGGCAAATTTACATTACACTTACTTTGGCAGGTAAACAGttgctatgtttttgttttttgttttctttagctaGCTAACTTTACCCTGTAAATGGTTATAGCAGTGAAAGACTGATTAGTGATTTGTTAGTAGCAAGACCAAGCTTGGTGGGGGGAAAAACAGTAATGAGAGAAATGTTTAAGTTGCTGTTGCTGACTTTCTGAagaaatactagttgcctggttgATTTGAGGTCTTCCGTTATTTTCTAAATTGTTAATGTGCAACATCAGACGTGAACCTGAACCTAGCGTAATCATATTAGTCAGAACACTGGATCACTATGCTTGTTCTGGACCACTGAGAATAAAAGTTTTGAAACTTTTCAGTAAATTCAATCGGTTGATTTATTGAAAACCTCTAGTTAAAAATGACATTCAAATGATCATAAGTTCTATGAATCTCATCTCCATATCTTAATCATAAGATATGACTAAGCCTTTGGGAAGGGAGTGGGATCTGGAGGTGTGATTATAGTGCTTTGGATCATCTGTATGTTGATTTGCCCAGCATAGTTGTCAATAAATGTAGTTTTGCAGCCATCAGTCTTTTTTGTGGACTTATTGCAGGTTGTTAGACTTTCCTTTTGATAAGAACCTTGTAGCAGAGGAAATTCAGGGGTATGGGGgcagattcctttccattttccataAAAGGTAATTGGAATATATGTGAGCCCGCTCCTCTTTGTATATGTATGAAAAacaggttagaaggagaaaagaggGGGGCTTCAGGCTCTTCAGCCCCTCTCTTTTGGTCTCGTATgtttgttctaaagttgaatttgtatgtaagtcgaacatgtacattattttaataaatgcaataaggacagatgtttgtctcaacatattattaggcagtgtggtgtcagttattgtataaaatcctcactaaatcacaaagcaaacaaaaaaaaaatctttatggagtctagacatttattaacttctagagcaagctgtgctttgatatgcaaaaataatcaGCTGCGGAGTTTGTCTTGATCAATAAAGAATTACAACATGATACAGATAAGCTCGGCttataagatcacccacaacctcagctgtgtctagcaaaagatttcttctgcaagtcatgcaaaccaccccccatcaagccttcgtcctgcacatgagcgagcagggaagtccttttcttatctaggagtcatccgtactCGGGGACTGCCTGAATTCTGCATTCTCATAAACTATTGATCTTGTGTTAATCAGGTCATAGCATCCAAGGCATTGCCAGATCTCAGCGCTAATATGCTAAAATTCTTAAAttcaaaaaactttgtatttttcacTTCTTAAAAGGAAATTTTATCTAGAAGCTTATcttggtgtttaaataaaatgtttttgtcctaGTTTTTAGCGGTGTAATGATAGGATTAAAACTAGACTGACAGAACCATGCATATGTGAATAATTGCcaggaaatatacaaatatttaaagatcAATAGCAATCCTGTTTTAAGATAAACCTCATGTAGTTTTGTCccttaagtttgttttatttgcattgttttccatTATCTTTACAGTGGCCCTTTACAACTTATGTTGCTTTGTTACAGGGCAAAGAGTTTTGATGCCGGAGAAATGTATAAGAAAGCGTGGGGAAGCAAAGATAATGACGAAGTTGTTTCCAAGCAGCCACGACAGATCAATGGACAGCAGCAGAGTGCAGGGGGCCAGAGTGGCCCATACATAAAGAAGTAACGTTTTCCTTAACACGCTGTCTAAATTATACATGGGAAGGGTAACCTTAACACTTTCTCCAAAGTACTCCGCAGCAATACAGAGTACAGTTATGCTACACCTAGTCCtattacatatacaggtagtccccgggttacatactagatagggactataggtttgttcttaagttcaatttgtatgtaggtcagaacaggtacattattttaataaatgcaattgggacagatgtttgtctcaacatattaggcagcatggtgtcactgtacaaaatcttcactgtaagctaatcacaaacaaagcaaaaaaaaaaaaaaaaaactttgtgcagcctaaacattcattaatttctggagcaagctgtgctttgatatgcaaaaagaaacttcagagtttgtcttggccattaaagagttacaagatgttacaatTAGCtaagctcttaagatcacccacaatctcacttgtgtttagcaaaatatttcttctgcaagtcatgcaagccaTCCCCTTTTcaaacctccatcctgcacacgaggggcggttcgtatctaggagccgtccgtatgtcggatgtccttaaaccggggactaccagtataagtgtttaatattttttttttttccccacttgctCTCCATGTCTTATCTGTCTCTTTCCTGTGTAGGTTTGTCTCTCCCTTCTTTTTTCACTTGTGTTTCCTCTCTCCCTCTTATGTTCCtaattctttctttctcttccatgTAATCGTTTCACATAGAATAGTCTTCCATAGATACTGGATTCAGCCAGCTTGATAGATCTGTTTTACACCAAAAGAGCAGTAGTacatgtttttacattaaaagaaatagtGACTATTCATATTTGTTGGAAAGAATTACACATATATTGCTGATCTAGAGGACAGCTGATTGCCTTTGGGGCCttacaatattttcctttttggtgCTTTTCTCTGAATCAGCTGGTCTTTTTCAGCCTGATGGTGTTGTTAGTGTCTGGTATCCATGGTGTAGCATCAAAGCACCTAATGTCACCTCTTTCGTCCGGTAGGATAACAAATGATGCCCGAGAAGATGAGATGGAAGAAAATCTAAACCAAGTTGGAAGCATTTTGGGAAATCTTAAGAGTATGGCTTTAGATATGGGTAATGAGATTGATACCCAGAACAAACAAATTGATAGGATTAATGAAAAGGTAAGAGTTCTCTGTACTAacattttgtataattgtatattatttctGGATGTAGCAAAAGTTTAGCCTAAACTAAAAGTTGCCagtttttgccaaaatttgcaAAGTAGGCTGTACAAAATGCTTGTGTACACTTTCCTCTGGGTTTTCTCTCACATCCAGCACTGACAGCACAGCAATTCATTCATTTTGGCTTTTTAAATACTGGGGTCAGTGTACCTAGAGATTCGCACACTTATTGGCCAGTGAAGCGGCCCATCATAGCAATGAGCCAGTACCTGTACAGGGGGTGGGAGAGAGTGAGCAAGCTCTAATAACACTCTGTTCCGGTGCCTTGTGGGTTACATTTTTTGCTTACATGAAGTTCTTTAGCAAAAAGCAGTACATCTCAGCATTTCtatatgttttatctatttattcgtttattggttatatatatatatatatattaaaatatcttcTATTTATATAGCCCAGAAATTTCCAAGTCCATACTCATGATGCTAATTGTCCTGCACATGAAAtcgcaatctaatgtctctaccatagtccgatgttaacacagtccaaggccaattttttaGAAGGAAGCCagcctaacagcatgtttttggcatATCCTAGCTAAGATTGGTGTCCCAGCTAAGATGCAAACCTTctatataatatgtttaaatattgctTGGGGGAAGGGGAAAGTTCTGCACTGgttaatatcaaatatattttgctgattgtttacataaaaaaaatgaacttttttcttAAGTAGAATTTGATACCCTAATTGTGTTTCTTTAGCTCTAGTagtggtctttatttttttttaaatataaagcttgtagttctcttatatatatattgtgtactttTTGTTTCAGGCGATATCCAACAAAGACCACATTGATGAGGCAAACAAGAGAGCTAAGAAACTTATTGAGTGAAGAAACCCACAAGACATCTTTTCCTCGTTTGATGTAAACTGCAACGTACTTCCataaaacagcacaaaaatatcccagataaagGGTTGAAGGGGAGTTAATGACTGAATTTATTCTGGTGGTGTGTCCCTTTGTTTTATTCTCTTGAAAGGCTTCATTTCTTGACCTTTCATTGGACAAAGTTCATGctttgttttaccatttttgcaAGCATTACAAACTGTTTAGCtgttccctattttataaactttaagattttcaaaatgtatttaaagaccCTTGACTTCCTTTTTAACTTGGCTGCTGTAAGTCCTATTGGGCTATAGGAGAATGCCTATTGTAGGCTATAAACTGTCGTGTTACCAAAATTTGTAAAGGAGAATGTAGGGTGGGGAGGAATAAGTATTCTGCAGTTAAGTTTGTTCAAGATGCCATGATCCCAAAGAAAGACCGGCTTATTAGTTTTCATGGTCTGTGTTTGCTCATTTCCATGCTTCTAGAAAACCTTTGTACTAATCTTAATGTACTATTTTAACTCTTTTAAATATGGAAACTTGAAACTGAAACTCATCCCAACCAATACCAGCTATtcagttatccctttttttctttcttttgctccaAACTGAGGGTAACATATGACTGTTTTAGTAGACCCTCTCAGTACCAAATAGGTATTTGGTTCAGACTCCGGAGCTACAATGCAATATTTGAGCAGTGTCTATAGGTAATGTTACATGACCTCTCTTTTGTTAATCCCTACTACAAAATCTATCCCACACTGTTCCTATTGGTTGGTTAGTTGACACAGCACGCCATGTGTCAAAGCTTGCTCTTTATAGCACTTGAGGTACATGTACATATCAATAAGTCCCTGCCTTGTAGTTCAGAAGCCAGTTATTTGATTGGTGTACTGCCTCCATACATACACTATGCATATGTCTATCTGTAAAAGGTGCCTTGTTACTACAAAACCGGCtggataaaatgtttttcattgtattttttaaaatgtttttattgtctgcttcctttgaaatttaaaaaacctTCAGGGAGCGTTGACATTTTCCTGCTTAATATATTCAGAGCAAAATATTATGTCTACCATATTGCAGGATGTAGTActctatattaaaaatgtttatattaaaaatattaccaagTCTTCAGCACTATTTCCATTTTGGGGTTGAGGAGTGTAAACTTAAATTTATGTTCTATAAAGTTCTGTGTCTGGATGACTGCCGGCCCTGCAGCTGCAGTTCTTTGGTTTTTGCATATTGAACATCTTACTGAAAGTCTCCACAGCTGTTTTTTAAACCAGCTTAAGTTAAGGAATGAAGAATGTGGTTGCTAATGACAACTTGTAGTTCTTTACTTTTAGTAGTGTTAGTAGCTCATTCTGCaatatgcagaatatatatatcctgctatatgatatatatatcctGCTTCCTTATTAATCATATGTCGGCACGACAAACCTTGGCTGGAAAACAACCACTTAAAAATCGGGAGTGGTATTTCCAGTAGTCTAGGCATTTGATCATGTAGTAGCAGTAATATCTGCATCCATGGTAAGTTTTTTGCTGTTTAGGTTTGAGGGGAGCTGGAtaacaaaaatgtctgctttaactGTGATTACAGTGACGTGAAGGAGGGGGTCAAGGTATAGCCATTGTCTAAAATTGGGGAAAATATAAGCCTAATCTGTATTTGCCTCTCACATCTGTATACTAGGTTTGAATTTCTGAACATAGTTATTTAAGTGTCTTTCTACAGTTCTTTAGCAACATTTGAGTGCAACAGCTGACATAGGCGCAGCACAACAGACTCTGTACTGTAAAGAATAGAACGagctccttcctttctttttttgcttgggTGCTTTTTGAGGATTTGCCCTTTCAGCCCAAATCTTCCCTAACAGGGTGTAGAAATGCTCATTGCAGGGTGAGAGAATATAAAGTAATGGTTTAATCTAGCATTGAAAACCATAACAAAACAACTCCAGCATTAAGACAAAAAATAGTCATTTAGCCGTATTAAATTTTATAGAAGGAGAGCGATTAAAGTTACTTTGCAGCCTTTTTATATTTCTCAGGAAGTTATTAACCTAAAGATAAATGTAGATCAAGGCTTGTTCAAGGAGATCTAAaccaaataacaaaaatatctttGGATGAGGGGGCTGCATTAGATTTCTTTGCATGAACAACAAAATACCTATTGACTCAGACCTTCCGTGTCCATGTGAGTTCCTGTGTACTGAAAGCTCAACTCAGCATTACTAGCTATAACTATAAAACACTTTCCTCGTAGGGACGATGATAAGGGGTGTTTCTTCTTTAAACCTTGTGAGCAGCCCAGGATGACAACTCCTTTTTACTGTAAATGCTGTACATAAGTGTGCGTTGTCACCTTGGaacaagaagtgtgttactgcCATgatcactgggtaaaaaaaataaatggagccACCAAGTCAGTTAGGACCAGAAAACTGGAATACATGATACGTGAAAAGTAAACCGGCTCAATCTCAGCGGGAGCAGCTGGGTGATGAAAGGGCTGGCTGATTTAACATTGAGGACAAGGAATCTTTTGATAAACAATTCATTATTCTTAGTTTCTTTGAAAAATTTGCATCTGTGCACATTCAATGTGTAATACGTTTTGTTGTGACTTGGCCGGTCTTCCCAAAATGTATCCTTGTAACTGGAGCCTGGTAGTTTAAGTTGGAGTTAAATCTCCCTGACAGGTATACGGACCCAGGAACACTGTTACATGATCCAGCCTTGGATCGGATGACCCATTCCATTCTATTCTATTTAAAATTTAGTCTTGAaactaaacaaattattttctaattGCATAGAGATTTAGTGTCCACGCCTCACTCAGAGTGGAGAAGGCTGTGGAAATATCACTGATAGGTGATCGGAAGGCTCCTTATTGGCTTTTGGGTGTAGCAATGACGGCACCTACCCTGACTTTAAGTGCCTCACTGTGACTGTAACTCCTATTAAACATTTGGAAAATATTGTTTAGTACCAAACCATTTTACAAAATCATCTACCTTGAAAAGGATAATTTAGAGTAGAAGTGTAGCACATGTAATTTATGACAAGTACAGTGATTTACATCAATTCTTAACAGATATGTATGAAGTACTCTGAACTTTCTATAGGCAGGATAGCATGTTAATGATGAATATTTGTTGTATTAGTTCCTTAGACCCTTATTAGATGTCTACAGTAATGTTTATCAAccaaattaaagctaaactctggttaaaaaaaacaaaacaaaacctttgAAGTGCAGCTTCCTCTTGCCCTGCAATggttaaatatttgtttggtccagggagaacataaaaagcAATACGGTATGATTGCTTTTTATCACAGACTTCCCTCAAAACTGCACAACAAAGCTGCTTAAAACCAGTAACACCAATCTTGTCACTTACAGTGCAGGAGCAGCAATCTTGCATTATATGTGTGAGggt is part of the Pyxicephalus adspersus chromosome 12, UCB_Pads_2.0, whole genome shotgun sequence genome and harbors:
- the SNAP23 gene encoding synaptosomal-associated protein 23; the encoded protein is MDDMSVEDIQLRANQVTDESLESTRRMLTLVEESQDAGVKTLTMLDEQGEQLKRVEEGLDQINKDMREADKNLTELNKCCGLCVCPGKRAKSFDAGEMYKKAWGSKDNDEVVSKQPRQINGQQQSAGGQSGPYIKKITNDAREDEMEENLNQVGSILGNLKSMALDMGNEIDTQNKQIDRINEKAISNKDHIDEANKRAKKLIE